The Pseudomonas putida nucleotide sequence GGTCGACGGGCGGTGAGCTAGCCGGCGGACAACAGGTCGATCAGCAGGCGTGCACCCTGGCGCAGGGGCTGCTGCTTGCGCCAAAAGGCATGGATCGGCAGCTGCAGTTCGTTGCGGGTGTTGCGAAACTGCAGGCGCACCAGGCGCCCGGAATCGACCAGCGGCGCCACCCGGGCCAGCGGCAGATCACCCCAGCCAAGGCCGGCTTCGACCATCTGCAGGGCCAGGTCGAAACTGTCGGTGGACCAGTGCGTGGCGCCGATCAGCGGGCGTGGGTCAAGCAGTGGCAAGTCGCGGCTGCGGACCAGGATCTGACGCACATTGACCAAGTCTTCGAGGTAGTGGATTCGGCCTTCGCGCAGGGCTGGGTGGGCCGGCGCCAAGGTGGCCACCAGCGACTCCATGCCGATGTGCTGGAAGCTGCGGCGGGCATCGACCTGCAGGCCGGCAAAGGCCAGGCACAGGTCGGCGCGGCCGCTGTCGAGCAGGTGCAGGGCTTCTTCCTGGGGGGCGCTGAGCAGCTGGATGTCGAGCAGCGGGTAGCGTGCGCCGAGGCTGGCAATGGCCGCCAGCAGCGGGCGATGGTCGATATCCGGGACCACGGCAAGGCTCAGGCTGCTTTCCAGCCCTTGGGAAAGCTCCAGCGCGTGTACCTGCAGCAGGCCCAGCTGTTCGGCGATCAGCCGCGCATGGGGCTCCAGTGCCAGGGCCTGGGCGGTGGCGCGGACCTCGCGTGAGCCGCGCTCGAACAAGGTGTAGCCCAGTTCGGCTTCAAGGTTGCCGATGGCCATGCTCACCGCCGAAGGCACGCGCTGCAGGGCGCGGGCAGCAGCGGAAAACGAACGGCGGTCGAGCACGGCGAGAAACAGCTGGATGTTGTCGCTGGAAAAATTCATGGCAGCCTCCTGTCAGTCAATCTGAAAGCTGCTGACTTTTTCTGTCAAGCGGATTGAATCATCCTTGCGCCTCATTGCATTTCGACAAATGAGGTAACCCGTGCAGGGCGTCAAACGCAAACTGGTCTACGTGACCTTCTATGAACTGATCGGCCTGTGCATGTCGACGCTGGGGCTGGCCTACCTGTCGGATACCCAGGCTTCGCACACCGGGCCGCTGGCGGTGATGATCACCACCATCGCCATGCTCTGGAACCTGATCTACAACAGCCTGTTCGAGTACTGGGAGAGCCGCCAGGCCAAGCGTGGGCGCAGCGTGGCGCGGCGGGTGGCGCATGCCGTCGGCTTTCAGCTGACCTTGGTGGTGTACCTGATTCCGCTGATTGCCTGGTGGCTGGACATGAGCCTGATGGAGGCGTTTCTGGTCGACCTGGCGTTCATCGTGCTGATCCCGTGTTACACCTTCGCCTACAACTGGGCGTTCGACCGGATCTTTGGCTTGCCGACTTCGGCCATGGCTGCGGCCTAAGGCAGGCGAATCAGCAGCGGCTCCTGTGCTGCCGGCGCCTGCCGCTGTTCGCTCTGCTGCTCCATCGACGGTTGCGGCATGGTCGCCAGCAGGCTGTCCTCGACCTGCCCGGACAGGTAGTACACGCCCGACAGGGCGCCGCTCTGGCGGTTCTCCATCAGCTCCTGCCATTCCTGGTTGAGTGCCACATTCAGGATTACCCGCAACTGCTCGATCATCTGCGGCTGGTC carries:
- a CDS encoding LysR family transcriptional regulator; the encoded protein is MNFSSDNIQLFLAVLDRRSFSAAARALQRVPSAVSMAIGNLEAELGYTLFERGSREVRATAQALALEPHARLIAEQLGLLQVHALELSQGLESSLSLAVVPDIDHRPLLAAIASLGARYPLLDIQLLSAPQEEALHLLDSGRADLCLAFAGLQVDARRSFQHIGMESLVATLAPAHPALREGRIHYLEDLVNVRQILVRSRDLPLLDPRPLIGATHWSTDSFDLALQMVEAGLGWGDLPLARVAPLVDSGRLVRLQFRNTRNELQLPIHAFWRKQQPLRQGARLLIDLLSAG
- a CDS encoding PACE efflux transporter, whose amino-acid sequence is MQGVKRKLVYVTFYELIGLCMSTLGLAYLSDTQASHTGPLAVMITTIAMLWNLIYNSLFEYWESRQAKRGRSVARRVAHAVGFQLTLVVYLIPLIAWWLDMSLMEAFLVDLAFIVLIPCYTFAYNWAFDRIFGLPTSAMAAA